One region of Syngnathus scovelli strain Florida chromosome 15, RoL_Ssco_1.2, whole genome shotgun sequence genomic DNA includes:
- the LOC125981942 gene encoding disks large homolog 4: MSLPNIRNLKCLSPVMCQCKVICSNRTLSLMFGCKKYRYQDEETPPLEHSPAHLAPGKSAEMLHMSDKNLAAMEAIHGYTPHTHISPVKPVLMSTGHTPMYTSAVSTLGNSPPVVVNTDTLDGSPYVNGTEGEIEYEEITLERGNSGLGFSIAGGTDNPHVGDDPSIFITKIIPGGAAAQDGRLSVNDCILFVNDVDVREVTHSQAVEALKEAGAIVRLYVLRRKPAAEKITELKLIKGPKGLGFSIAGGVGNQHIPGDNSIYVTKIIEGGAAHKDGRLQIGDKILAVNNVCLEDVMHEDAVGALKNTAEVVYLRVAKPNNLFLTNSYNPPDLTNTYSHMDTELSHPNYLGSDYPQALTPTSPSRFSPVLHGLMGDDDIPREPRRVLIHRGSTGLGFNIVGGEDGEGIFISFILAGGPADLSGELHKGDQILSVNGVDLRMATHEQAAAALKNAGQTVTIIAQYRPDEYSRFEAKIHDLREQLMNSSMGSGTTTLRSNPKRGFYIRALFDYDKTADCGFLSQALGFRFGDVLHVLDCGDEEWWQARKVSPPNEAEEVGFIPSKHRVERKEWSRGNTKERDHGRDTLTQGRDKTSHSYETVTQVEVHYARPIIILGPVKDRINDDLLSEFPDKFGSCVPHTTRPKREYEVDGRDYHFVSSREQMEKDIQSHRFIEAGQYNSHLYGTSVQSVREVAEQQGKHCILDVSANAVRRLQAAQLHPIAIFVRPKSLENVLEINTRLTEEQARKGMDRALKLEQDFLECFSAVVEGDSFEEVYHKVKTVIEEQSGPYIWIPTRERL, from the exons ATGTCTCTGCCTAATATCAGGAATTTAAAGTGTCTCTCGCCGGTCATGTGCCAGTGTAAGGTCATCTGCAGCAACCGGACGCTGTCGCTCATGTTCGGATGTAAG AAGTACAGGTACCAGGATGAGGAGACGCCCCCCTTGGAGCACAGTCCAGCACATCTGGCTCCAGGAAAAAGTGCCGAAATGCTGCACATGAGCGACAAGAACCTCGCCGCCATGGAGGCCATACATGGCTACACGCCACACACACATATCTCTCCTGTCAAG CCAGTGTTGATGTCGACAGGACACACTCCAATGTACACCTCTGCTGTTTCCACACTG GGAAATAGTCCTCCTGTGGTTGTGAACACGGACACACTAGATGGATCGCCATAT gTGAATGGAACAGAAGGGGAAATCGAATATGAAGAAATCACACTGGAGAGA GGAAACTCAGGCCTGGGCTTCAGCATAGCAGGGGGAACCGACAATCCCCATGTGGGCGACGACCCGAGCATCTTTATCACGAAAATCATAcccggaggagcagcggctcaggATGGACGCCTGAG TGTGAACGACTGCATCCTATTTGTGAACGATGTTGACGTGAGAGAGGTGACACACAGCCAGGCTGTGGAGGCTCTTAAGGAAGCAGGTGCTATCGTCCGGCTCTACGTTCTCCGTCGAAAACCTGCGGCGGAGAAAATCACCGAGCTCAAACTTATCAAAGGGCCTAAAG GGCTAGGTTTCAGTATTGCTGGAGGAGTGGGAAACCAGCACATACCAGGAGATAACAGCATCTATGTCACCAAAATCATAGAAGGTGGAGCAGCACATAAAGATGGACGTCTGCAAATCGGGGATAAGATCTTGGCG GTAAATAACGTATGTCTGGAGGATGTCATGCATGAAGATGCTGTGGGGGCACTGAAGAACACAGCCGAGGTGGTGTACCTCAGGGTGGCCAAGCCCAACAATCTGTTTCTCACCAACTCCTATAACCCTCCAGATCTCACCAACA CATATTCCCACATGGATACTGAACTCAGCCACCCCAACTATCTTGGCTCAGATTACCCAcaagccctcacccccacctcaccGAGTcggttttcacctgttctgcacGGCCTGATGGGTGACGATGATATCCCCAG AGAACCTCGCCGGGTTCTGATTCACCGAGGCTCTACGGGTCTCGGATTCAATATCGTTGGTGGGGAAGATGGAGAGGGGATTTTTATCTCGTTCATCCTGGCAGGAGGACCAGCTGACCTCAGTGGAGAGCTACACAAGGGCGATCAGATCCTCAGT GTGAATGGGGTGGACCTGCGAATGGCTACACACGAGCAGGCGGCTGCGGCGCTGAAGAACGCCGGCCAGACAGTGACCATCATTGCTCAGTACAGGCCAGACG AGTACAGTCGTTTTGAAGCAAAGATCCACGACTTGAGGGAACAGTTGATGAACAGCAGCATGGGCTCTGGGACGACCACACTAAGAAGCAACCCAAAGAGGGGCTTCTACATCAG GGCTCTATTTGACTATGACAAGACGGCGGACTGTGGCTTCCTCAGTCAGGCGCTTGGCTTTAGGTTTGGGGACGTTCTCCATGTGCTGGACTGCGGCGACGAGGAATGGTGGCAGGCGCGTAAGGTCAGCCCCCCGAACGAGGCTGAGGAGGTTGGCTTCATTCCCAGCAAACACAG GGTGGAAAGAAAAGAGTGGTCGCGTGGCAACACCAAAGAGAGG GATCACGGTCGGGATACCCTGACGCAAG GGAGAGATAAAACATCGCACAGTTATGAGACCGTCACACAAGTGGAAG TTCACTATGCGAGGCCCATCATCATTCTGGGTCCTGTGAAGGACAGGATAAATGATGACCTATTGTCTGAGTTCCCTGATAAGTTCGGCTCGTGTGTCCCAC ACACCACACGTCCGAAACGGGAGTATGAAGTGGATGGGCGGGACTACCACTTTGTGTCATCAAGGGAACAGATGGAGAAAGACATTCAGAGCCATCGCTTCATCGAAGCGGGCCAGTACAACAGTCATCTGTACGGCACCAGCGTCCAGAGTGTTCGCGAGGTGGCTGAACAG CAAGGGAAACACTGTATCCTGGACGTGTCGGCAAACGCCGTACGACGACTCCAAGCTGCTCAGCTTCATCCTATTGCCATCTTCGTCCGGCCTAAGTCATTGGAGAATgttct AGAAATTAACACTCGCCTGACAGAGGAGCAGGCCAGGAAAGGAATGGACCGAGCTCTTAAGCTAGAACAAGACTTCCTCGAGTGTTTCTCCG CTGTTGTGGAAGGGGATAGCTTTGAAGAAGTCTATCACAAAGTAAAGACAGTGATCGAGGAGCAATCAGGGCCTTATATTTGGATTCCCACCCGGGAGAGGCTGTGA